One region of Streptomyces sp. CG4 genomic DNA includes:
- a CDS encoding glycine betaine ABC transporter substrate-binding protein produces MRRGACLLAAGLLMVSGCGLTSGSPMADAVRPGAVGAGEPLKGAHLTVTSKEFTEQLILGALMGIAFQAAGADVLDRTGIQGSIGAREAVKGGSADAMYEYTGTAWITYQGNSHPIPDPEQQWQAVRDADLRNGLTWLPPARLNNTYALAMNQSTFKKYGTRTLSQVAALAKRDPGAVTLCVESEFANRADGLPGLEKAYGMSVPARNVTQMDTGIIYTQVATGKCTYGEVFTTDGRIRSMNLAVMADDRKFFPNYNAAPVINTRILQKWPAIASVIEPVTKKLDNTVAQTLNAKVDVDGQDPHQVALDWMKQEGLVK; encoded by the coding sequence ATGAGACGCGGGGCATGCCTGCTGGCGGCGGGGCTGCTGATGGTCTCCGGCTGCGGCCTGACCAGCGGCTCCCCCATGGCCGACGCCGTCCGACCCGGCGCGGTCGGGGCGGGCGAGCCGCTGAAGGGGGCCCATCTCACCGTCACCTCCAAGGAGTTCACCGAGCAGCTGATCCTCGGCGCGCTCATGGGGATCGCCTTCCAGGCGGCCGGCGCGGACGTGCTGGACCGCACCGGCATCCAGGGCTCGATCGGCGCGCGGGAGGCGGTGAAGGGCGGGTCGGCGGACGCCATGTACGAGTACACGGGCACCGCGTGGATCACGTACCAGGGCAACAGCCACCCGATCCCCGACCCGGAGCAGCAGTGGCAGGCGGTGCGGGACGCGGACCTGAGGAACGGGCTGACCTGGCTGCCGCCCGCACGGCTGAACAACACCTACGCGCTGGCCATGAACCAGTCCACCTTCAAGAAGTACGGCACCCGGACCCTCTCGCAGGTGGCCGCGCTGGCCAAGAGGGACCCGGGCGCCGTCACCCTGTGCGTGGAGAGCGAGTTCGCCAACCGGGCCGACGGGCTGCCGGGTCTGGAGAAGGCATACGGGATGAGCGTGCCGGCGCGGAACGTCACGCAGATGGACACCGGGATCATCTACACGCAGGTGGCCACGGGGAAGTGCACCTACGGCGAGGTGTTCACCACCGACGGGCGCATCAGGTCGATGAACCTGGCGGTGATGGCGGACGACAGGAAGTTCTTCCCCAACTACAACGCGGCTCCCGTGATCAACACCAGGATCCTGCAGAAGTGGCCGGCTATCGCGAGCGTCATCGAGCCCGTCACGAAGAAGCTGGACAACACGGTGGCCCAGACCCTCAACGCCAAGGTGGACGTGGACGGCCAGGATCCCCACCAGGTGGCCCTGGACTGGATGAAGCAGGAGGGGCTGGTGAAGTAG
- a CDS encoding ABC transporter permease has protein sequence MSTERQPRPEGEHEVKGLAFRDEGEAEQEAPPPAPRPPARRLSWPRLTVLPGFLAAVLLATWLWFRQAHLDTISRNALSGGQVSKALWQHVELTVISTFFVLVIAIPLGVVLTRRAFRRATPVAMACANMGQATPAIGLLALLVIWLGVGVRAALIGIIVYAILPVLSNTIAGLKANDPTLLEAARGIGMSPLGVLGRVELPLAVPLILAGVRTALVLNVGTATLATFGGGGGLGVLITTGITTQRMPVLVLGSVLTVALALLVDWLASLAEVLLRPRGLEVRV, from the coding sequence GTGAGCACCGAGCGACAGCCGCGGCCCGAGGGCGAGCACGAGGTCAAGGGGCTCGCCTTCCGCGACGAGGGCGAGGCGGAGCAGGAGGCCCCGCCGCCGGCCCCGCGCCCGCCCGCCCGGCGCCTGTCCTGGCCGCGGCTGACGGTCCTGCCCGGTTTCCTGGCGGCCGTACTCCTGGCGACCTGGCTGTGGTTCCGGCAGGCGCACCTGGACACGATCTCGCGCAACGCCCTGTCGGGCGGGCAGGTCTCCAAGGCACTCTGGCAGCACGTGGAACTGACCGTGATCTCCACGTTCTTCGTGCTGGTCATCGCGATCCCGCTGGGCGTCGTGCTCACCCGGCGGGCCTTCCGCAGGGCCACCCCGGTCGCGATGGCCTGCGCCAACATGGGCCAGGCGACCCCGGCGATCGGCCTGCTGGCCCTGCTGGTCATCTGGCTCGGCGTCGGCGTCAGGGCGGCCCTGATCGGCATCATCGTCTACGCGATCCTGCCGGTCCTCTCCAACACCATCGCGGGTCTCAAGGCCAACGACCCGACCCTGCTGGAGGCGGCCCGCGGCATCGGCATGTCCCCGCTCGGCGTGCTCGGCCGGGTCGAACTGCCGCTCGCCGTACCGCTGATCCTCGCGGGCGTCCGTACGGCCCTGGTCCTCAACGTCGGTACGGCGACCCTGGCGACCTTCGGCGGGGGCGGCGGCCTGGGCGTGCTGATCACCACCGGTATCACCACCCAGCGCATGCCGGTGCTGGTGCTCGGCTCGGTCCTGACCGTGGCGCTCGCCCTGCTGGTGGACTGGCTGGCCTCGCTGGCGGAGGTGCTGCTGCGCCCGCGCGGCCTGGAGGTGCGGGTATGA
- a CDS encoding betaine/proline/choline family ABC transporter ATP-binding protein (Members of the family are the ATP-binding subunit of ABC transporters for substrates such as betaine, L-proline or other amino acids, choline, carnitine, etc. The substrate specificity is best determined from the substrate-binding subunit, rather than this subunit, as it interacts with the permease subunit and not with substrate directly.) has translation MSETSASQRRESQESHGASIELENLTKRYPGSQQPAVDNVSMEIKSGETVIFVGPSGCGKSTTLKMINRLIEPTGGRIRINGEDVTDIDPVKLRRKVGYAIQSAGLFPHMTVAQNISLVPKMLGWPRARIRSRVEELLDLVGLDPGEFHGRYPRQLSGGQQQRVGVARALAADPPVLLMDEPFGAVDPITRDHLQDELIRLQHELHKTIVFVTHDFDEAIKLGDRIAVLRERSHIAQFDTPEAILTNPADDFVSGFVGAGAALKRLNLTRVRDVEMQDYPTVTVETPLQEIFTVIRGSGTNEILLLDKRRRPYKWLRRGDLMRAKGSLARAGTLVHDTVTRDATLRDALEAVLTDNAGRVAVTGRRGEYIGVVDMETLMNSVHELLEADRLEAMEAQHELEEARAQQTHFEQEGPGGVTKA, from the coding sequence GTGTCTGAGACGTCCGCCAGCCAGCGCCGCGAGAGCCAGGAGAGCCACGGCGCCTCCATCGAGCTGGAGAACCTGACCAAGCGGTATCCGGGCAGTCAGCAGCCCGCCGTGGACAACGTGAGCATGGAGATCAAGTCGGGCGAGACGGTCATCTTCGTGGGCCCGTCCGGCTGCGGCAAGTCCACGACGCTCAAGATGATCAACCGGCTGATCGAGCCGACCGGCGGCCGTATCCGGATCAACGGCGAGGACGTCACCGACATCGACCCGGTGAAGCTGCGCCGCAAGGTCGGGTACGCCATCCAGTCGGCCGGTCTCTTCCCGCACATGACCGTCGCCCAGAACATCTCCCTCGTACCGAAGATGCTCGGCTGGCCGCGGGCGCGGATCCGGTCCCGGGTCGAGGAACTGCTCGACCTCGTCGGGCTCGACCCGGGCGAGTTCCACGGCCGCTATCCGCGCCAGCTCTCCGGCGGCCAGCAGCAACGGGTGGGCGTGGCAAGGGCGTTGGCGGCCGATCCGCCGGTGCTGCTGATGGACGAGCCGTTCGGCGCGGTCGACCCGATCACCCGCGATCACCTCCAGGACGAGCTGATCCGGCTCCAGCACGAACTGCACAAGACGATCGTGTTCGTCACCCACGACTTCGACGAGGCGATCAAACTGGGCGACCGGATCGCCGTGCTGCGCGAACGCTCGCACATCGCCCAGTTCGACACCCCGGAGGCGATCCTCACCAACCCGGCCGACGACTTCGTCTCCGGTTTCGTCGGGGCGGGCGCGGCCCTGAAGCGGCTGAACCTGACCCGGGTGCGGGACGTGGAGATGCAGGACTACCCGACGGTGACCGTGGAGACCCCGCTCCAGGAGATCTTCACCGTGATCCGGGGCAGCGGCACGAACGAGATCCTGCTCCTCGACAAGCGCCGCCGCCCCTACAAGTGGCTGCGCCGCGGCGACCTGATGCGGGCCAAGGGCTCGCTGGCCCGCGCGGGCACGCTGGTGCACGACACGGTGACCCGGGACGCGACCCTCAGGGACGCGCTGGAGGCCGTACTCACGGACAACGCGGGCCGGGTCGCGGTGACCGGGCGGCGCGGCGAGTACATCGGCGTGGTCGACATGGAGACCCTGATGAACTCCGTGCACGAGCTGCTGGAGGCCGACCGGCTGGAGGCGATGGAGGCCCAGCACGAGCTGGAGGAGGCACGCGCCCAGCAGACCCACTTCGAGCAGGAGGGGCCCGGAGGGGTGACGAAGGCGTGA
- a CDS encoding ABC transporter permease, with protein sequence MTFWEYLGNRHQQLLADAFQHASAVFQCMVLATAIGVLTGVVTYRSDWAGNLATTATSTILTIPSLAMIGLLIPVVGLGVPPTVVSLTLYGLLPIVRNAIVGLRGVDPTLVDAARGIGMSRPVRLVRVELPLAWPPILTGIRVSTQMLMGIAAIAAYASGPGLGNEIFRGLASLGSKNALNQVLAGTLGIVILALLFDAVYVLIGRLTIPRGIRV encoded by the coding sequence GTGACGTTCTGGGAGTACCTGGGCAATCGTCACCAGCAGCTGCTGGCGGACGCCTTTCAGCACGCCAGCGCGGTCTTCCAGTGCATGGTCCTGGCGACCGCCATCGGGGTGCTGACCGGGGTGGTCACCTACCGCTCGGACTGGGCGGGCAACCTCGCCACCACCGCCACCTCCACCATCCTCACCATCCCCTCGCTGGCGATGATCGGTCTGCTCATCCCGGTCGTCGGCCTGGGCGTGCCGCCCACGGTGGTCTCGCTGACGCTGTACGGGCTGCTGCCGATCGTGCGGAACGCGATCGTGGGCCTGCGCGGGGTGGACCCGACGCTGGTGGACGCGGCCCGGGGCATCGGCATGTCCCGTCCGGTGCGGCTGGTGCGGGTGGAGCTGCCGCTGGCCTGGCCGCCGATCCTGACCGGCATCCGGGTCTCCACGCAGATGCTGATGGGCATCGCCGCGATCGCCGCCTACGCCTCCGGTCCGGGCCTCGGCAACGAGATCTTCCGCGGGCTCGCCTCCCTGGGCAGCAAGAACGCGCTGAACCAGGTGCTCGCGGGCACCCTCGGGATCGTCATCCTCGCGCTCCTGTTCGACGCCGTGTACGTCCTCATCGGCCGGCTGACCATTCCGAGGGGGATCCGTGTCTGA
- a CDS encoding Lrp/AsnC family transcriptional regulator, translating to MAIDHLDGRIIVLLAREPRIGVLEMSRRLGVARGTVQARLDRLQSNGVIRGFGPQVEPAALGYPVTAFATLQIRQGQGPDVRAHLATVPEVLELLTTTGSGDMLCRLVARSNADLQRVIDRVVGFDGIVRASTAIVMENPVPLRIIPLVEQAAREAKGT from the coding sequence GTGGCGATCGATCATCTGGACGGGCGGATCATCGTGCTCCTCGCCCGGGAGCCGCGCATCGGCGTGCTGGAGATGTCCCGGCGGCTGGGAGTCGCGCGGGGCACGGTCCAGGCACGCCTGGACCGGCTTCAGTCGAATGGAGTCATCCGCGGATTCGGTCCGCAGGTGGAGCCGGCGGCCCTCGGATATCCGGTGACAGCCTTCGCCACGCTGCAGATCCGGCAGGGTCAAGGGCCCGATGTGCGGGCGCACTTGGCGACCGTTCCGGAGGTGCTGGAGCTGCTGACCACCACCGGCAGCGGGGACATGCTGTGCCGGCTGGTGGCCCGCTCGAACGCCGATCTTCAACGGGTGATCGACCGGGTCGTCGGTTTTGATGGCATCGTCCGGGCCTCCACGGCGATCGTCATGGAGAACCCGGTTCCGCTGCGCATCATCCCCCTGGTGGAACAGGCCGCCCGGGAGGCGAAGGGGACGTAG
- the hppD gene encoding 4-hydroxyphenylpyruvate dioxygenase, translating to MTQTTHHTPVTTARQADPFPVKGMDAVVFAVGNAKQAAHYYSTAFGMQLTAYSGPENGSRETASYVLENGSARFVFTSVVKPSTDWGRFLERHVAEHGDGVIDLAIEVPDARAAHAYAVEHGARSLAEPYELKDEHGTVVLAAIATYGETRHTLVDRSGYDGPYLPGFVTAAPMVEPPARRTFQAIDHCVGNVELGRMNEWVAFYNKVMGFTNMKEFVGDDIATEYSALMSKVVADGTLKVKFPINEPAIAKKKSQIDEYLEFYGGAGVQHIALNTNDIVQTVRTMRAAGVEFLNTPDSYYDTLGEWVGDTRVPIETLRELKILADRDEDGYLLQIFTKPVQDRPTVFFEIIERHGSMGFGKGNFKALFEAIEREQEKRGNL from the coding sequence ATGACGCAGACCACACACCACACTCCCGTCACGACCGCCCGGCAGGCCGATCCCTTCCCGGTCAAGGGAATGGACGCGGTCGTCTTCGCCGTGGGCAACGCCAAGCAGGCGGCGCACTACTACTCCACCGCGTTCGGCATGCAGCTGACCGCCTACTCCGGACCGGAGAACGGCAGCCGCGAGACCGCCAGCTACGTGCTGGAGAACGGCTCCGCCCGTTTCGTCTTCACCTCGGTCGTCAAGCCGAGCACCGACTGGGGCCGCTTCCTCGAACGCCATGTGGCCGAGCACGGCGACGGCGTCATCGACCTGGCCATCGAGGTCCCGGACGCGCGCGCCGCCCACGCCTACGCCGTCGAGCACGGCGCCCGCTCGCTCGCCGAGCCGTACGAGCTGAAGGACGAGCACGGCACCGTCGTCCTCGCCGCGATCGCCACCTACGGCGAGACCCGCCACACCCTGGTCGACCGCTCCGGCTACGACGGCCCCTACCTCCCCGGCTTCGTCACTGCCGCGCCGATGGTCGAACCCCCCGCCCGCCGCACCTTCCAGGCCATCGACCACTGCGTCGGCAACGTCGAACTCGGCCGGATGAACGAGTGGGTGGCCTTCTACAACAAGGTCATGGGCTTCACGAACATGAAGGAGTTCGTGGGCGACGACATCGCCACCGAGTACAGCGCGCTGATGTCGAAGGTCGTCGCGGACGGCACCCTGAAGGTCAAGTTCCCGATCAACGAGCCCGCGATCGCCAAGAAGAAGTCCCAGATCGACGAGTACCTGGAGTTCTACGGCGGGGCCGGCGTCCAGCACATCGCGCTGAACACCAACGACATCGTGCAGACCGTCCGCACCATGCGCGCCGCCGGCGTCGAGTTCCTCAACACCCCCGACTCCTACTACGACACCCTCGGCGAGTGGGTCGGCGACACCCGCGTGCCCATCGAGACCCTGCGCGAGCTGAAGATCCTCGCCGACCGCGACGAGGACGGCTATCTGCTGCAGATCTTCACCAAGCCGGTCCAGGACCGCCCGACCGTCTTCTTCGAGATCATCGAGCGGCACGGCTCCATGGGCTTCGGCAAGGGCAACTTCAAGGCCCTGTTCGAGGCCATCGAGAGGGAGCAGGAGAAGCGCGGGAACCTGTGA
- a CDS encoding tetratricopeptide repeat protein — protein sequence MDNRVRRPGTALPAGSRARRRARRWPRRVLVTALVAGVVAGAALTLLCEKPPHRTVRPPASGPQAQAQTQAQVLTAVVSGETVALPQLMALVGRQEGRVRARPLDAGAWAVLGRAYVERGRRAADPADFPRAEQALLTSLRVRAANTEALQGMAALALARRDFPAAKEYGEQALKAAPDRWTAYPPLIDAYTGLGDYTAARTALDNLLGLHADAAARPVVMARASAVYQDRGWREDAVAQLSDAAAAAGTPAERAACLAGLGQLAWDRGDPQDALRHFEAAVRLDPDQRAAQAGRGRALATLGHTEQAFAAYQAALARHPSPRDAYELGELYEARGMTRSARDAYEQVKALVRREVAAGVDEDLLIGQFEADHGDPRVAVARLRAEWHRQPGTEVADALGWALHRAGDDKEALTYAGAATDTSRGGVRSALYAYHRALIEQSLGLPAPSRRHLLEAIRINPYFSPLRAPVAAAALRALGDVPDVPPPGAAP from the coding sequence ATGGACAACCGAGTGCGCCGGCCGGGTACGGCCCTGCCGGCCGGGTCGCGGGCGCGGCGCCGCGCCCGGCGGTGGCCGCGCCGGGTCCTGGTGACGGCACTGGTCGCCGGTGTCGTCGCGGGTGCGGCGCTGACGCTGCTGTGCGAGAAGCCGCCGCACAGGACGGTCCGGCCGCCCGCCTCCGGTCCCCAGGCGCAGGCACAGACACAGGCGCAGGTGCTGACGGCGGTGGTCTCGGGGGAGACGGTCGCGCTGCCGCAGCTGATGGCGCTCGTCGGGCGACAGGAGGGCCGGGTACGGGCGCGGCCCCTGGACGCCGGGGCGTGGGCCGTGCTGGGGCGCGCGTATGTGGAGCGGGGGCGCCGGGCGGCCGACCCGGCGGACTTTCCGCGGGCCGAGCAGGCGCTGCTGACGTCCCTGCGGGTGCGGGCGGCGAACACCGAGGCGCTGCAGGGGATGGCCGCGCTCGCGCTGGCGCGCCGGGACTTTCCGGCGGCGAAGGAGTACGGCGAGCAGGCGCTGAAGGCGGCGCCGGACCGGTGGACGGCGTATCCGCCGCTGATCGACGCCTACACCGGGCTCGGCGACTACACGGCGGCCCGCACCGCCCTGGACAACCTGCTGGGGCTGCACGCCGACGCGGCGGCCCGGCCCGTGGTGATGGCCCGGGCGTCGGCGGTGTACCAGGACCGGGGCTGGCGCGAGGACGCGGTGGCCCAGCTGAGCGACGCGGCGGCCGCCGCCGGCACTCCCGCCGAGCGGGCCGCCTGCCTGGCCGGGCTCGGGCAGCTGGCCTGGGACCGCGGGGACCCGCAGGACGCGCTGCGGCACTTCGAGGCGGCCGTACGCCTCGATCCCGACCAGCGGGCGGCACAGGCCGGGCGGGGCCGGGCGCTGGCCACGCTGGGCCATACGGAACAGGCCTTCGCCGCGTACCAGGCGGCGCTCGCCCGGCATCCGAGCCCCCGGGACGCCTACGAGCTGGGCGAGCTGTACGAGGCACGGGGTATGACCCGGTCCGCGCGGGACGCGTACGAGCAGGTGAAGGCGCTGGTACGGCGGGAGGTGGCGGCCGGGGTCGACGAGGATCTGCTGATCGGCCAGTTCGAGGCCGACCACGGGGACCCGCGGGTGGCCGTGGCGCGGTTGCGGGCGGAGTGGCACCGCCAGCCGGGCACGGAGGTGGCCGACGCCCTCGGCTGGGCGCTGCACCGGGCCGGCGATGACAAGGAGGCGCTGACCTATGCCGGCGCCGCGACGGACACCTCCAGGGGCGGCGTCCGCAGCGCCCTGTACGCGTATCACCGGGCCCTGATCGAGCAGAGCCTGGGCCTGCCGGCCCCGTCCCGCCGCCACCTCCTGGAGGCCATCCGGATCAACCCGTACTTCTCACCCCTGCGGGCGCCGGTGGCAGCGGCGGCGTTGCGGGCGCTGGGCGACGTACCCGATGTGCCGCCGCCCGGCGCTGCCCCGTAG
- a CDS encoding FAD-linked oxidase C-terminal domain-containing protein has protein sequence MIMSRIEAPRSEDLAETRDTAETRDTAETSGLTDRLLAGLPAEAVLTDPDVTASYAHDMASFCPAGAPAVVVLPRTVEQVQHVMRTATELRVPVVPQGARSGLSGAANATDGCIVLSLTRMDRILEISPVDRVAVVEPGVINATLSRAVEEHGLYYPPDPSSWEMCTIGGNIGTASGGLCCVKYGVTAEYVLGLDVVLADGRLMSTGRRTAKGVAGYDLTRLFVGSEGSLGIVVRAVLALRPKPPQQLVLAAEFPSAAAACDAVCRIMAGGHVPSLLELMDRTTVKAVNDLAHMGLPETTEALLLAAFDTPAPAADLAAVGALCEAAGATQVVPAEDAAESELLLQARRLSLTALEAVKGTTMIDDVCVPRSQLGAMLEGVERIAGKYRLTIGVCAHAGDGNTHPTVCFDAQDEDESRRARESFDEIMALGLELGGTITGEHGVGVLKKEWLAREIGPVGVEMQRAVKHAFDPLGILNPGKVL, from the coding sequence GTGATCATGAGCCGTATCGAAGCGCCTCGCTCCGAAGACCTCGCAGAGACGAGAGACACCGCAGAGACGAGAGATACCGCGGAGACGAGCGGTCTCACCGACCGGCTCCTGGCCGGCCTGCCCGCCGAGGCCGTCCTGACCGACCCGGACGTCACCGCCTCCTACGCGCACGACATGGCGAGCTTCTGCCCGGCCGGCGCGCCCGCCGTGGTCGTGCTGCCCCGCACGGTCGAGCAGGTCCAGCACGTCATGCGCACCGCCACCGAGCTACGCGTCCCGGTCGTCCCGCAGGGCGCCCGCTCCGGGCTGTCCGGAGCGGCCAACGCCACCGACGGCTGCATCGTGCTGTCCCTGACCAGGATGGACCGGATCCTGGAGATCAGCCCCGTCGACCGGGTCGCCGTGGTCGAACCGGGCGTGATCAACGCGACCCTCTCCCGCGCGGTCGAGGAACACGGCCTGTACTACCCGCCGGACCCCTCCAGCTGGGAGATGTGCACGATCGGCGGCAACATCGGCACGGCGTCCGGCGGCCTGTGCTGCGTCAAGTACGGCGTCACGGCCGAGTACGTCCTCGGCCTGGACGTCGTCCTCGCCGACGGCCGCCTGATGTCCACCGGCCGCCGTACGGCGAAGGGCGTGGCGGGCTACGACCTCACCCGGCTCTTCGTGGGCTCCGAGGGCTCGCTCGGCATCGTCGTACGGGCCGTGCTCGCGCTCCGGCCCAAGCCGCCGCAGCAGCTGGTGCTGGCCGCCGAGTTCCCCTCCGCGGCGGCCGCCTGCGACGCCGTCTGCCGGATCATGGCGGGCGGTCACGTCCCCTCCCTCCTCGAACTGATGGACCGCACGACCGTCAAGGCGGTGAACGACCTCGCCCACATGGGCCTGCCGGAGACCACCGAGGCGCTGCTGCTGGCCGCCTTCGACACCCCGGCCCCGGCCGCCGACCTCGCCGCCGTCGGCGCCCTGTGCGAGGCCGCCGGCGCCACCCAGGTCGTCCCGGCCGAGGACGCGGCCGAGTCCGAACTCCTCCTGCAGGCCCGGCGGCTCTCGCTGACCGCGCTGGAGGCGGTCAAGGGCACGACGATGATCGACGACGTGTGCGTGCCCCGCTCGCAGCTCGGCGCGATGCTGGAGGGCGTCGAGCGCATCGCCGGGAAATACCGGCTGACCATCGGCGTCTGCGCCCACGCCGGCGACGGCAACACCCATCCCACCGTCTGCTTCGACGCCCAGGACGAGGACGAGTCCCGCCGGGCCCGCGAGTCCTTCGACGAGATCATGGCCCTCGGCCTGGAACTGGGCGGCACCATCACCGGCGAACACGGCGTCGGCGTCCTGAAGAAGGAGTGGCTGGCCCGGGAGATCGGCCCGGTCGGCGTCGAGATGCAACGGGCCGTGAAGCACGCCTTCGACCCGCTGGGCATCCTCAATCCCGGCAAGGTCCTGTGA
- a CDS encoding SsgA family sporulation/cell division regulator, which yields MEHTVVERELELRLILSPERSIPVPARLSYRSADPYAVHIMFHINSESPVNWTFARELLVEGVFRPCGQGDVRVWPTKVDGRSVVLMALSSPDGDALLEAPIPQVSAWLERTLRVVPPGTEGGQLGIDDALDQLLAQ from the coding sequence ATGGAGCACACAGTGGTGGAACGCGAGCTGGAACTGAGGCTCATCCTGTCGCCGGAGCGCAGCATCCCGGTACCGGCCCGGCTGAGCTACCGCTCCGCCGATCCGTACGCCGTCCACATCATGTTCCACATCAACTCCGAGTCCCCCGTCAACTGGACGTTCGCCCGCGAACTGCTCGTGGAGGGGGTGTTCCGGCCGTGCGGGCAGGGGGACGTGCGGGTGTGGCCGACGAAGGTGGACGGGCGCAGCGTCGTACTGATGGCACTCAGCTCACCGGACGGGGACGCCCTGCTGGAGGCGCCAATCCCGCAGGTGTCGGCCTGGCTGGAGCGGACGCTGCGCGTGGTCCCGCCGGGAACGGAGGGCGGGCAACTCGGCATCGACGACGCGCTCGACCAGCTGCTCGCCCAGTGA